In Flavobacteriales bacterium, a single window of DNA contains:
- the pstA gene encoding phosphate ABC transporter permease PstA codes for MTNSRKNRIKDKVFEYVGIVCTFLGLVILAIFIGNILVDGLGRIDWDFMKSLPSRKAEKAGIYTAWTGSLWILGFTTLIAFPLAVAAGVYLEEYGKKSRLASLLEVNISNLAGVPSIIYGLLGLEIFVRVFKMGNSVLAGAFTLALLILPIIIVATREAIRAVPQSIRAASFGLGATKWQTIWHQVLPSAMGGILTGVILAISRAVGETAPLIVVGALAYVPFTPSSPMDEFTVMPIQIFNWVSRPQHGFIINAAAAIIILLIITFIMNGLAVYLRNKWEKKISW; via the coding sequence ATGACTAATTCAAGAAAAAATAGAATCAAAGACAAGGTGTTTGAGTACGTCGGAATTGTATGTACCTTTTTAGGACTTGTGATTTTAGCCATATTTATTGGCAATATATTAGTCGATGGTCTTGGAAGAATCGATTGGGATTTTATGAAAAGTTTACCCTCAAGAAAAGCAGAAAAAGCAGGTATATATACAGCATGGACAGGCTCATTATGGATTTTAGGATTTACTACTCTTATTGCTTTTCCACTAGCAGTAGCAGCAGGAGTTTATCTAGAAGAATATGGTAAAAAGAGTCGATTAGCCTCGTTACTTGAAGTTAATATATCCAACTTAGCTGGTGTACCATCTATCATTTACGGACTACTTGGTCTTGAAATATTTGTCCGAGTTTTCAAGATGGGGAATAGTGTTTTGGCTGGTGCCTTCACATTAGCTCTTCTTATTTTACCTATCATCATAGTAGCTACAAGAGAAGCTATCAGAGCAGTACCTCAAAGTATTCGAGCTGCATCTTTTGGTTTAGGTGCAACAAAATGGCAAACGATATGGCATCAGGTTTTGCCAAGTGCTATGGGTGGAATCCTAACGGGCGTCATATTAGCTATTTCTAGAGCTGTTGGCGAAACGGCTCCTTTAATTGTAGTTGGCGCATTGGCTTATGTGCCATTTACACCAAGTTCTCCTATGGACGAATTTACGGTAATGCCTATTCAAATATTTAATTGGGTATCTAGGCCTCAGCACGGTTTTATCATCAATGCCGCCGCCGCTATAATCATACTACTAATCATTACATTTATTATGAACGGACTGGCCGTTTATCTTAGAAATAAATGGGAAAAGAAAATCAGTTGGTAA
- a CDS encoding phosphate ABC transporter ATP-binding protein, giving the protein MTTKKEYILETKALDVFYGEMQALKNINMHIEKNKVTAFIGPSGCGKSTFLRVFNRMNDYIESYRMEGEVFMQGDNIYGKNIKVDELRKNIGMVFQKPNPFPKSIYDNVTYGLVIQGIKDKAFLKERVEKSLKQAALWDEVKDDLKKSALALSGGQQQRLCIARALAVEPSVLLMDEPTSALDPISTAKVEELIHELKEKYSIVIVTHNMQQASRVSDNTAFFYMGDLIEFGKTEEIFRNPQKERTQNYITGRFG; this is encoded by the coding sequence ATGACAACAAAAAAAGAATACATTTTAGAAACTAAAGCACTTGATGTTTTTTATGGCGAAATGCAAGCCCTCAAAAATATCAATATGCATATTGAAAAAAATAAGGTTACTGCTTTTATTGGTCCTTCAGGATGTGGGAAATCTACCTTTCTTAGAGTCTTTAACAGAATGAATGACTACATCGAATCGTACAGAATGGAAGGTGAAGTGTTTATGCAAGGAGACAACATCTATGGCAAAAACATAAAAGTAGATGAATTGAGAAAAAATATTGGAATGGTATTTCAAAAACCAAATCCATTTCCTAAAAGCATCTATGACAATGTTACCTACGGCTTAGTCATTCAAGGTATTAAAGACAAAGCCTTTTTGAAAGAACGAGTAGAAAAATCTCTAAAACAAGCTGCTCTTTGGGATGAAGTCAAAGACGATTTGAAAAAATCTGCTTTGGCACTTTCAGGTGGTCAGCAACAGCGTTTGTGTATTGCACGAGCTTTGGCTGTAGAGCCATCTGTCTTGTTGATGGACGAACCTACTTCTGCCCTAGACCCAATATCAACAGCAAAAGTGGAAGAATTAATCCACGAACTGAAGGAAAAATACAGTATCGTTATAGTCACTCACAATATGCAACAAGCCAGTAGAGTAAGTGATAATACAGCCTTTTTCTATATGGGAGATTTGATAGAATTTGGCAAAACTGAAGAAATTTTTAGAAACCCTCAAAAAGAACGTACCCAAAACTACATTACAGGTAGATTTGGATAA
- the phoU gene encoding phosphate signaling complex protein PhoU produces the protein MTQLEQEINELRKELFNMFLAVNNQLLKSEKALLEFDKDLAAEITNAEKRINSLELKIDRDCENILALYSPVAVDLRFVLSVYKINHELERIADIADGIANYVNNVKAPFPKKAIKNIKIEEMFSQCQAMMDNVIEAFEKEDTKIARRVFKQDELLNTINSDCSNAIIENYDEKNAEALFYLLSCVRKLERAGDLTKNIAEELIFSIESKVIKHRKNKR, from the coding sequence ATGACACAATTAGAGCAAGAAATTAATGAACTAAGAAAGGAACTGTTTAATATGTTTTTGGCAGTAAACAACCAATTGCTAAAAAGTGAAAAAGCACTTTTAGAGTTTGATAAAGATTTGGCAGCAGAAATAACAAATGCTGAAAAAAGAATCAATTCTCTAGAATTGAAAATTGATAGAGATTGTGAAAATATACTGGCTTTGTATTCTCCAGTTGCTGTAGATTTACGCTTTGTTCTTTCGGTCTACAAGATCAATCATGAATTGGAACGAATAGCAGATATCGCTGATGGTATAGCCAATTATGTGAATAATGTAAAAGCACCATTTCCAAAGAAGGCCATCAAGAATATTAAAATTGAAGAAATGTTCTCTCAATGCCAAGCTATGATGGACAATGTTATTGAAGCTTTTGAAAAAGAAGATACCAAAATAGCACGTAGAGTTTTCAAACAAGACGAATTATTAAACACTATTAACTCAGATTGTAGTAATGCTATTATAGAAAACTACGATGAGAAAAATGCAGAAGCATTATTTTATCTTTTATCATGTGTAAGAAAATTAGAAAGAGCTGGAGACTTAACAAAAAATATTGCTGAAGAGCTTATTTTTTCTATAGAATCCAAAGTCATAAAGCACCGAAAAAATAAGCGATAA